One Buchnera aphidicola (Aphis glycines) genomic window, AATAGAATTTAAATTATCTGCACATTCAATTAACACACAAGAACTAAATTGGCGAGTAGGTGTTCTTACACCTGACATTATCGGTGTAGGTAATGAAATTTTAAAAGTAGAAATAGCATTATAAAAACGTTGAATATAGTTCATTCGAATATTTTTAGGATATTTAGAAAACAAACATGCAGATATTAAAATATATAAAAATTGTGCACTTTCATAAATTTTTCCAGTAATACGATTTTGTAATAAGTATTTTCCTTCTAATTGTTTGACAGCAGCGTAAGAAAAATTCATATCACGACGATGATCAATAAAAGAATTCATTGTTTCGTATTCTGCGCAAGAATAATCTATTAATAATTTTTTATCGTATTTCCCTAAATTTACTAATTTTGTCACATGATTATATAGCATTGGCGGTTCAAATTGACCATAAGCTTTTTTTCTAAGATGAAAAATAGCAAGTCTTGCAGCCATATATTGATAGTCAGGTGTTTCTTGAGATATTAAATCTGCTGCTGCTTTAATGATGGTTTCATGTATATTAACAGTTGTTATATTATTATAAAATTGGATACGTGAGCATAACTCCACTTGAGAAACAGATATATCTTCTAATCCCTTAGCAGCCCAATTTAAAACTTTATGAATTTTATCTAAATTTATTTTTTCTTTTTTTCCATTGCGTTTAGTCACAAATAGACTATTTTTCATATTTACTTAACCTGTTCTTACAAATATAATTTTATATAAAAAGCTTTAAATTTTAACATAAAATATTACTTTTTTATAATTTTAATTATCAATATATTATATTGTACAAGTTATTATATAAATTATATAATAGGTTCTACAATTCTTTGCAAAGCAACAACTTTTTCATTTTTTGATGTTCGTATTAAAATGACACCTTGTGTATTTCTTTTTAAAACTCCTATTTCTGAAACTCTAATTCTTACTAATGTTCCTGCATCAGTAATCATCATAATTTGATCGGTTTCCACTACTTGTATCGCTCCAATAATTTTTCCTTTTTTTTTCGTTATTTTTATTGAAATAACACCTTGTGTTGCGCGTGATTTAATTGGAAAATCAGAAATTTTTGTACGTTTTCCATACCCATTATTAGTTGCTATTAAAATACTTTCTTTTTCACTGGGAATAATTAATGAAACTACTTTATCGCTTTTTAAAATTTTTATCCCCCTTACTCCGGAAGCTGTTCTTCCCATGGTTCTTACACTATTTTCTGAAAATTGAACTACTTTTCCATTTTGGGTAAATAACATAACATTATTCTTACCGTTAGTGAGTGCAACTCCAATTAATTCATCATTAGCTCTTAAATTAATAGCTATAATTCCAGCGGATCTAGGTTTTTGAAAATTTTTTAAAGCACTTTTTTTGACTACGCCTTGAGCTGTAGCCATGAAAATATTGAGGTTATCTTTATATTCATGAACAGGTAAAATAGCTGTAATTCTTTCTTTTTTAGTTAGTGGTAACAAATTGACTATAGGTCTACCTTTTGCATGTCTGCTAGATTCTGGTAAATGATATACTTTCATCCAATATAAAATACCTCTACTAGAAAAGCATAAGATAGTATCATGTGTATTTGCAATAACTAAGCTTTGTATAAAATCTTCTTCTTTAGTTTTGGCGGCTAATTTTCCTTTTCCCCCTCTTTTTTGTGCATTATAATCAGAAATAGGTTGATATTTAACATATCCTGAGTGAGATAATGTAACTACTACATCTTCCTGATTAATTAAATCTTCAATATTAATGTCAGTATGACGTTCAATGATTTCTGTTTTTCTTTTATCATAAAAATTATGTTGTATTAATAACAATTCCGATTTAATCACTGAAAGCATACGATTTGGGTTGTTTAATATTTCTTCGAGTTCTATAGTTTTTTTTATTAAGTTATTATATTCTAAAATAATTTTATCTTTTTCTAAATTAGTTAATCTTTGTAATTTTAAATCTAAGATTGATTGTACTTGTTTTTCACTAAAATAGTAATAATGCTTTGTTTGGTTTTTTTCTTGTATTGGTATAGTTTTTTGGTTGTTATTTTCTATACTTTTATTTATCCATTTTTTTTCTATAATAAGTTTTTTAGCTTCTATTGAATTCTTAGAATTTTTTATTAAGTTGATAATTAGATGAATATTCGTTAAAGCAACATTTAATCCTTCAAGAATATGAATGCGTTTTAGTGTTTTTTTTAATTCAAAAATACTACGACGTGTCACAATTTCTTTTCTATGTAATATGAAATGTTTAATTATTTCTTTTAAAGATAAAGTTTTTGGTTGTCCTCGATACAATGCAACCATGTTTATTCCAAAGGATATTTGCAATTGAGTAAGAGCATATAATTGATTCAAAATTATTTCTGATAAAGTTTCTTTTTTAATTTCAATTACAATTCGCATTCCATCCTTATCAGATTCATCACGTAAAGCAGTGATACCATCAATTTTTTTATCTTTTACTAGTTCTGCTATTTTTTCTATTAAACGTGATTTATTAACTTGATAAGGAATTTCATAGAAAATAATGCTTTCTTTGTTATTTTTTGTGTTTCTTTCAATTTTATTACGTGCCCGAATATAAATTTTTCCTTTTCCAGTACGATATGCTTCTTCAATTCCTTTTTTTCCATTAATAATTCCGGCAGTTGGAAAATCTGGGCCCGGAATATGTTTTATTAATTCTTTTAAAGTAATATCTTTATTTTCTATATATGCTAAACATCCATTAATTACTTCATATAAATTATGAGGAGGAATATTTGTTGCCATGCCTACAGCTATTCCGGATGATCCATTGATTAAAAGATTCGGTATTTTAGATGGTAATATTTCAGGTATATATTCAGTGCCATCGTAATTAGGTATAAATTCAACAGTATTTTTTTCAAGATCTGATAATAACTCATGAGCAATTTTAGACATACGAATTTCTGTATATCGCATTGCTGCTGCTGCATCTCCGTCTACTGATCCAAAATTTCCTTGACCATCTATTAACATATACCTTAATGAAAAATTTTGAGCCATTCGAACTATTGAATCATAAACCGCCGAGTCTCCATGCGGATGGTATTTTCCAATTACATCACCTACGATTCTAGCAGATTTTTTGTATGATTTGTTCCAGTCATTATTTAATATATACATTGCAAAAAGTATTCTTCGATGTACTGGTTTTAAACCATCTCGAACATCAGGTAAAGCTCTTCCGACTATAACAGACATTGCATAATCTAAATAAGAGCTTTTTAATTCTTCTTCAATATTAACTTGTATGATTTCTCGTGCAAGTTCTTTCATAGTAACTATTTTCTCTTTTAAATTTAATGAAATTAAGTAAAAATTATAACATAATTAAAATATTAGATGCATTGAAAGAAATAAATTCTAAATTTAAAATATTTTTATTTAATTATAGATATGTTAAAAATATTTTTATATTGTTTATTTCAGATGAAAGTATTAAAATAATATCTTATTAAAATTATTTTATTGATATTTATCAATATTAAAAATAATGTTTTTTAAGTATAATTAAATATGAGATGTTTTTATGAAAGATGCAGAAAAAAAATTAATAGAAAATTTATTTTGTCGTTTAAAAAAAACTGAATTGAATTCTTTTGAAAGAGATACGGAAGCAAATAGTTTAATTCAAGATTTAGTAAAACAGCAACCATATTCTTCTTATTACATGACGCAAACAATTTTAATTCAAGAAACGGCAATAAAAAAATTAAGCTTAAAAGTTGAAGAATTAAATAAAAAAATATCAAATTTAAACTCAAATACAACAAGCAAAAAATCAAGTTTTTTATCTAGTTTATTTAAAAAAGAACCAATTCCTTCAGACGTATCTAATAATGTTTGGAAAAGTAATCAAAATATTTCAGGATCCTATAATCCTTTACCAGTACCTCCTTCAAACGCAAGCAATAGTATAAGTCATAGTAGTAGTGGTTTTCTCAAAAATGCTTTACAAACAGCAACTGGTGTAGCAGGAGGAATGATTTTAGGTAATATGTTAATGAATATTTTTAACCATAGCAAACCTGAAGAAGAGGTATTCGATACCATTAATGAATATCCTATATCTAATATAGAAGAATATGGATTTCATGGCGATAATGAATATAATTTAGCTGATTATAATAGCGATCAAAATCATATTGACATTTCTGAAAATGAATCTCATTTTAACGATGAGTATATTAATGAAACAAGTAATTTAGAAGAAAATAATAACGTAAATGATATAAGCGATATTAATGATGATAGTTTTATTTAATTATTAAAATATTTTACATAGCAATTATTTGATATTAAATTATTTAAATAAAGCCAGCATATTTTTGCTGACTTTAAAATAAAAAATATTTTTTAAGAAAAATGTTTATTTAAATATGAAGAAACTCCTTGTAGAGAAGCAGTAATTCCATCTTTTCCTGGTTCCCAATTTGCAGGGCATACTTCTCCATATTTATTATGAAATTCTATAGCATCTACCATTCGTATTATTTCATTTATATTACGTCCAAATGGAAGATCATTAACAACTTGATGACGTATTATCCAGTTTTCATCAATTAAAAATGAAGCTCTTAATGCTATATTAAATGTTGGATGTTCAATCCCATAAGATTGTTGAATTTCATGCTTGATATCAGATATCATTGGAAATTTAATTTTTCCAATTCCTCCATTTTTAGGAGCGGTGTTTTGCCATGCTTGATGAACAAAAACACTATCAATAGATACACCTACAACTTTTACGTTTCGTTTATGAAATTGTTCATAAGATTTATTAAATTCCATAATCTCAGAGGGACATACAAAAGTAAAATCCATAGGCCAAAAAAACAATATTACTCGTTGACCATTAGAATATTTTTGAAAATCAAAAGTATTTGTAATTTGACCATTACTTAAAATTGCTGGAGCTATAAAATTTGGTGCTTTTTTTGTGACTAAAACCATCTTTTTTCTCCTTTTATTTTCAAATATAATTAAATGTATATTTTTTTAAACAATATTTTATTTAATCAATCGATAAAAGAGTTGCTTATGAATACTAGTTTAACTTGGAAAGATATTTTATCTCAAGAAAAAAAAAATATTTTTTTAATATGATGCATTATATTAAAAAAGAACGTTTAAAAAAAATAATATATCCTTCTTCAAAAAACATGTTTAATGCTTTTTTATTAACGTCTTTCAATGAAATTAAAGTAGTTATTATTGGTCAGGATCCTTATTTTTCAAAAGATCAAGCTAATGGTTTAGCATTTTCAGTGTTTAAAAATAAAAATATACCACCTTCTTTGAAAAATATATATAAAGAATTAAATAATGATTTTAGAAAAAAATATACATTTCATCATGGTTGTCTTGAAAATTGGGCAAAACAAGGAGTATTTTTATTAAATACTATTTTAACGGTTGAATCAGGAAAACCAAAATCTCATAACAATATAGGATGGGAAATATTTACTGATAAAGTAATTTCTTATATTAGTCAATATAAAAAATCTATTGTTTTTTTGCTTTGGGGAAGTCACGCTCAGAAAAAATATAATTTAATTGATATTAATAAACACTATATATTGAAATCATCTCATCCATCTCCATTATCAGCTCATCGAGGTTTTTTCGGATGCAAACATTTTTCTAAAACTAATAAAATATTAATTAAATGTAAAAAAAAAGAAATTAATTGGTTTAATATCTAACTTAATATAAGAAAATAGAAAAAATTTAAAAAATTTTTTCTATTTTTTGTGTTAAATATTATAATTATTTTTAATTAGAAATATAAATATTTTAAATTTTAGAAATCGTTACTAATGCTTTTCGAATAACAACATTATTAAAGCTTAAGCCTATTCTTTTGATTGAAACGACATGATCGGGTTGTATTTCTGTTGAATTTTCGGTTAATATAACATTGTGAATTTTTGGATTAAAAACTTCATTTTCTTTACCCTCGGTTTTTACTCCAAATTTATATATTATTTGAAATAAAGACTCTAATATTAATTTTATGCCTTGTACTAATGGTTTTTTATCTAAATTTAATTTTTTAGATAAAGACAAAGTATCTTCTAAAGAATTAATAATAGGAACTATTTTTTTAAAGAATTCTTCTTTTTTTGTATTTTTTATATTTTTTATTTTTATTTTAGCATCTTTTTCAATATTTTCTATATTAGCTAAGTGTCTTAATTGTATATCATGTATTTTTTTTTGATTATTAGATAGTTGTTCTTTTAATTTAATTAATTGGTTGATGTGGTTTTTTTTAATATCAGAATTATTATTTATGTTTTTTTCAACGTCTTTTTTTACATCTTTTATTTCGATATTTTTATTTGTGCGTTGTTTTTCTTCAGTATCCATAATATCACCGTTTTAAACACTACTGATTAGTTAAATATAGATTTATTGATATGTCTTTTAAGTTGATTCATATATGAATTATATATATTCATTAGGGATTTTAATATAATGAAGCAATATTTTAATTGTATCGGTATTGTTGGGCGCCCTCGTTATACTAATGCGTTGAAAACACATGAGATACTTTATAGATGGCTAATTAAAAGAGGTTATAAGGTTTTTATTGAATGTAATATTTCCAAAAAATTAAAGTTAAAAAATCCAAAAACTGCTACATTAATAGAAATTGGTCAACTTTGCGACTTAGCTATAGTAATTGGTGGAGATGGAAACTTATTGTGCACTGCTCGAATTTTATCATATTTCAATATTAAAATCATTGGTATTAATCGAGGTAATTTAGGTTTTTTAACAGATTTAAACCCTGATAATCGATTTAAAAAACTATCAGAAGTTTTATCTGGAAACTATTTTATAGAACATCGTTTTTTATTAGATGTAAAAATTTATAATAAAAAAAAGCTTTACAAATCTAGCATAGCTGTTAATGAGGTTGTTTTACATCCTAAACATGTAGCTCATATGATAGAATTTGAAGTTTATATTGATAAAAAGTTTGCTTTTTCACAACGTTCAGATGGATTAATTGTTTCAACTCCTACTGGTTCTACGGGTTATTCACTTTCTGCGGGAGGTCCAATTATAGTAACTTCTTTAGAGGCGATATTGTTAATACCTATGTTTCCTCATACTTTATCAGCTCGGCCGTTAGTTATTAGTAGTGACAGTATCATTTGTTTAAAATTTTCTAATTTAGAGAAAGGTTTAAAAATTAGTTGTGATAGCCAAATAGTTTTTCCTATTAATAAAAACGAATATATTTTGCTTCAAAAAAGTAATTATTTTTTAAGTTTTGTACATCCTAAAAGTTATAACTATTTTGACACTTTAACTTCGAAACTAAATTGGTCTAAAAAATTTTTTTAAGAATTATATAATATTTTTTTAATATATGAAATATAAATATATATAATGTATAAATATAATTTAACAAAAAATTTTTAGTTATATTGTGTATGAAAACATTACTAAACAATTGGTAGTGTGAAATATTTGATATAAAATATTAGGAAATAATTTATTAATGAATATTCAGGTTTCTATAATTAAAATATTATCAATAATTTTTTTGTTGACTAGTTGTTCATTTTTAAGTAATAAAAATTATAACTCTTATAATATAGATGAACTATACTTAAATTTGAGTGATTTTAAAAAAAATTATAAAGGCATGACGAGAGCGCAAATAATTTATATTTTTGGCAATCCGATAATTTCTGATGCTTTTAATGATGTTTATCATTATATTTTTTGTAAAAGATTGAAAAACAATATATGTGAAAAAATTACATTAAATATTTTTTTTGAAGAAGATAAAGTTTGTTCTTTTAGTCTTGAAAAACTTAAATAAATTTTAATATTTAAAAATTTTGGAGCTGGCGGGATTTGAACCCGCGTCCAAAATTTCTATAAACAAAGATACTACATGCTTAGTTTTTCTTAGTTTTTAGTTCTTTTCCTAATTTAGAAAAACACAATTTTAGGAGTATATCTTAAAAATATTTTTTCGTGTTATTATTAAGATTTATTTCACGTTTTCTCTTTAATCGATTAACCTTTAATAATTTCTCGTTATAAAAGAGATAATATTGAGAATAAAGGGCATTAAAACAGTTTTTTAAGCTGCTAATGCGTAGTTTTGTTTATTATTTGCAGCTATTTTTTACGGCTTTTTACGAGGCAAACCGTTCCTCGGCATGCACTTTATTTTTTTGATAATTTTGTCGAATCCAAAACAGCCCCATATAAATGATAATATAAACTATTAAAATAAATATTAATACAGTATCAAATATCTTAGTATTGCAAAAAAAAATAAAGTTGTCTATAAAATATTTTAGAAAATATTTAAACTTTAAAATTATTTAAATATTTTTAGATTCATAAACTTTAAAGTGGAGTAATGTATGGATATAATTAAAAAAATAGAAAATCAAATTAAAAAAAATATTATTTTACTTTATATGAAAGGAACGCCAGATGCTCCTAGCTGTGGATTCTCTGCTCAAGCTGTTCAAGCTTTGTCAGCATGTGGAGAAAAATTTGCATACGTAAACGTTTTGGAGAATGAAGATATTAGAAGGGAATTACCTAAGTATGCAAATTGGCCTACATTTCCCCAGTTATGGGTAGATGGAGAGCTTATAGGAGGTTGTAGTATTATAATAGAAATGTTACAAAATGGAGAGTTAAATAAGATAATATCTACAACAATTAGTAAATATAAAAATAACGTTTAATTTATAAAATTATTTTAAAAAAGATATGATATTTTAATAATAAATTTATTATTGATATCATATCTTGTTACAATTTTTAAATATTATTGTGATGTTAAGAGGATTTTTTTTTTGTATTTATTGGCCATCCGCCTAGGTATTTCCAACGATTAACTAGTTCGCAAAAAAGATTTGCAGTTTGCAGCGTGTCGTAGAGAGCGGAATGAGCTTGATTATTATCAAATTTTAATCCAACGGCTTTACATGCTTTTGCTAAAACTGTTTCTCCAACTACTAATGCACTTAGTGCTGCAGTATCAAATGTAACGAATGGATGAAAAGGATTGTTTTTAATTTGAACTCTTTGTATTGCAGACATTAAAAAATTATGATCGAAGCTAGCATTGTGAGCAACTACAATACCTTTTTTACAGCCTTCTATTTTTATCCCCTTATTTACTGTGTCTAATATTGATTGAATAGCTAATTTTTCACTAATAGCACCGCGCAATGGATTAAATGGATCAATTTTATTAAATGCAATTGCATCGGAATTAATCATGGAGCCTTTAAAAGGTTTGATATGAAAGTGAAGTGTATTTTTTGTATGTAACCATCCTAATTTATCCATTTTTAATGTTATTAATGCAATTTCTAATAATGCATCAGTTTTTGAATTGAAGCCAGCTGTTTCAATATCAATAACAACAGGATAAAAATTACGAAATCGATTACTTAATAAATTAAACTCTTGCGTTATAGACATTTACATCTCATTTAAAAAACTGTTATTTTTATTGAATAAAATTAATTTTTCACTCTGGTGTATTTAAATACTATTTTATATATTTATTATGATTCTTGTTTATTATGCGATAATTGTACTATAATTTAACACGAAATTTAAAATGAAATTTTTTAATTTAATTTTTGTTTAAACTATATTTTTTAATAGGAAAATAAAATGACTTATGTTTTGCCTGCTATACCTTATTCATATGATGCTTTAGAGCCTTATTTTGATGAAAAAACAATGAAAATACATCACACGAAACATCATCAAAATTATATTAATAACACCAATGCTATTTTAGAAAATACAGCTTTCTCTTCTCTTTCAATTGAAGAACTGATGTCTATATTTAATGAAATCAGTTTAGAAAATAAAAATATATTACGTAATAATGCTGGTGGACATATAAATCATTGTTTTTTCTGGGAATGTTTAAAAATTAATACTGTATTAAATAGAAATATCAAATCAGAATTAGAAAAAAATTTCGGAACTTTTGAATCTTTCCAGAATCAATTTGAAGAAGTTGCTATGAAACATTTTGGTTCAGGTTGGGTTTGGTTAGTCAATCAAAATGGTCACTTAAATATAGTATCGACTTCTAATCAAGATAATCCGTTAATGGGAAAGCTTATATCTAATACTTACGGTGATCCTATTTTAGGTTTAGATATTTGGGAGCATGCATATTATTTAAAATATCAAAATAAAAAACTAGATTATATTAAAGCATTTTGGAATGTGGTGAATTGGAATCAAGTAGACAGTCGTTTACAAAAATAATATTTTTATTAATTACGTTTTTAATAAATACAATATTTAAATTTATATCTTAAAACATATAATATTTGATATTATATGTTTTAATAAAATATTAAAGGATTATTTTTGAGTATTATTAAAATGATTACAGGATTATCTAATCCTAAAAATACATATCACAATACACGTCACAACCTAGGCTCTTGGTATATTTATGCTTTAGCAAAAAATTTTAATATATTATTAAAAGAAGAAAAAAAATTTTTTGGTTTCATCACTTCTATTAGAATATATTCTAATAATATTCGTTTATTTATACCTAATATTTTTATGAATATTAATGGTAACGCGATACATAAAGTAGCATCATTTTATAATATTAATTTAGATGAAATATTAGTCGCGCATGATGATTTAGATTTAGAGTGCGGAACAGCAAAAATAAAGTATAGTTATGGACATGGCGGCCATAACGGCTTAAGAAGTATTATTAATCATTTTAACAAAAAAATTAATTTTTATAGATTTAGAATTGGTATTAGTCGACCAAAAAACAAAAAAGAAATATCATCTTTTGTACTTTCAAATCCTACCACCGAAGAAACCAATTTAATTGATATATCTATTCAGTACGCTATAAGAGAAACACTGGTATTGTTAAACAAGATGTCTAATTAGATAAAAATTTTTTATGATTTTAGAATAAAATTATTCATTGTAAGGTGTATAAGTATGGGTTTTAAATGTGGTATTATAGGACTTCCAAATGTAGGTAAATCTACTTTGTTTAATGCCTTAACTAAAGGAAATTCCACTGTTGCAAATTTTCCATTTTGCACTATTAAACCAAATATTGGAATAGTTTCAGTGCCTGATACTCGTATCGATGAGCTTTCTAAAATTGTTACCCCTAAAAAGACAGTACATGCATATATAGAATTTGTAGATATTGCTGGTTTAGTTAAAGGCGCTTCTAAAGGTGAAGGTTTAGGAAATCAATTTTTAAGTAATATTCGAGATACTCAAGCTATTATACATGTTGTACGTTGTTTTCAAGATGCAAATATTAGTCATGTGTATAATGATGTTCAACCTAAAAATGATGTAGATATAATCAATTCTGAATTAATATTATCTGATTTTAATACTTGTGAAAAATCTATATTAAGATTGCAAAAAAATTTGAAATACAATATTAAAGAGCAAGAAAAAATATTGATTGTTTTAAAAAAATGTATGAATCATTTAAAAAATTTTTTAATGCTGAAAACTTTAAAGTTAAATAACGTAGAAAAAAATATAGTCAATGATTTTCGATTTTTAACTTTAAAACCAACAATGTATATTGCAAATATTAATGAAGATAAAAAATCTTTAACTTTTTTAAATGAATTAAATAAAATAGCAGAACAAGATAATTCTTTGGTTATTCCCATTTCTTCTAAGTTAGAATTAGATTTAATTAATATGAATAAAACAGATCAAAAAGATTTTATGAAGGCTTTTGATATACCACATCTAGGTTTAAATAAAATTATTCAATGTGGTTATAAAATGCTTGATTTAATCACTTTTTTTACAGTTGGAGTCAAGGAAATTCATGCTTGGCCTATATCTAATGGTAGTACCAGTATTCAAGCTGCTCATAAAATTCATAGTGATTTTAGTAAAGGTTTTATTCGTGCTCAAATTATTCAGTATCTAGATTTTATTCAATATAAAAGCGAATCAAAAGTGAAAGAAGTAGGTAAATGCAGGATTGAAGGAAAAGATTATAAAATGAAAGATGGAGATATTGTAAACTTTTTATTTAATATTTAAAATAATTTAATTATTTTTAAAATTGATTATATTTTTAATTGATGCTTTTTTCGTTAGAGAGGAAGATTCTCCTCTCTAATTCTTTATTTTTCTAATAAAAATTTTTTTAGTGTATTAAAATCTGGATTTATATTATGAGATAATAATGGTAAATTAACTCTACATTTAATTTCATTTGGTAAAGCAATATTATTTTTTAAAATTTTTTCAACAGTATCTTTAAATTTAGACGGATGAGCTGTCCCTAAAAATAAACCGTATTCATCTTTTTTTAGTTGATTGCTTAATAATCGATATGCAATGGCAGCATGTGGTTCAGAAGTATATCCTAATTTGAAAAGTTCTTTGATTGCTTCTTTAGTGCTTTGATCTGAAACGCTTCCAAATCTTAAATTATTTAAATTCCAATTATTTCTACGAAATAATTCTTCTATTCTAGGCCAATTATTTGGCTGACTGATATCCATAGCATTAGAAATTGTAGATATAGTTTTTTTAGGTTTCCATTGTTTACTTTTTAAAAACCTTGGAACAGTATCATTTTCATTAGTACATGCTATAAAAGATTTAATTGGCAAACCAAGAGATTTTGCTAACAATCCTGCTGTTAAATTTCCAAAATTTCCGCATGGAACAGCGATGACTAAATTTTTTCTTTGTGATTCTGAAATTAATGAAAAAGCTTCAAAATAATAACATATTTGTGCTAATAATCGACTTATATTAATAGAATTAGCAGAATTTAAACCTATTGATTCTTTTAATTTTTTGTCATCAAAAGCTGTTTTTACTAAATCTTGGCAATCGTCAAAGCTTCCATTAATCGATATAGTTATTATATTTTTACCTAATGTGCAAAATAGTTGTTCTTGTAATAGACTAATTTTTCCCTTTGGGTATAAAATAATTACTCGAATATTTTTCATTTTATAAAATGCGTGCGCAACTGCGGCACCAGTATCTCCTGATGTCGCAGTTAAAATAGTAAAAGATTCGTTTTCTTTTTTTAAAGAAAATATCATTTGAGCCATAAAACGAGCTCCAAAATCTTTAAATGCTAATGTTGGACCATGGAATAATTCGAAGCAACTTATGTTTTTTGTAATGTCAACTTTTAATGGTTTTTGAAATGAAAATGCTTTTTTTATATTTTTATATAATTTTTTTTTAGATATTTCATCACCAATGAATTTAGAAAGTATTTCAGTGCTTCTTGTAGTAAAATCCATTTTTAGTATTTCTGATAATTCAAAAGGTGTAAAGTTTGGAATTTTTACTGGAAAAAATAATCCTTGCTGCTGTCCTAGACCAAGTTTTATAGCAGTTTCAAAACTAACTTGTTCGTTGTGATTTTTTAAATTATAAAGTTTCATTTGTTATCCTATTTTTCGAACACCTTTTGTATCTATATAACAAATATAAACAAATCCCGTTTTATTTTGTAGGTAGTTTTGCTCAAGCCATAAAGATATTTTTTTAGCAATTTTAATATTATC contains:
- the rnt gene encoding ribonuclease T; the protein is MSITQEFNLLSNRFRNFYPVVIDIETAGFNSKTDALLEIALITLKMDKLGWLHTKNTLHFHIKPFKGSMINSDAIAFNKIDPFNPLRGAISEKLAIQSILDTVNKGIKIEGCKKGIVVAHNASFDHNFLMSAIQRVQIKNNPFHPFVTFDTAALSALVVGETVLAKACKAVGLKFDNNQAHSALYDTLQTANLFCELVNRWKYLGGWPINTKKKSS
- a CDS encoding Fe-Mn family superoxide dismutase — its product is MTYVLPAIPYSYDALEPYFDEKTMKIHHTKHHQNYINNTNAILENTAFSSLSIEELMSIFNEISLENKNILRNNAGGHINHCFFWECLKINTVLNRNIKSELEKNFGTFESFQNQFEEVAMKHFGSGWVWLVNQNGHLNIVSTSNQDNPLMGKLISNTYGDPILGLDIWEHAYYLKYQNKKLDYIKAFWNVVNWNQVDSRLQK
- the pth gene encoding aminoacyl-tRNA hydrolase is translated as MITGLSNPKNTYHNTRHNLGSWYIYALAKNFNILLKEEKKFFGFITSIRIYSNNIRLFIPNIFMNINGNAIHKVASFYNINLDEILVAHDDLDLECGTAKIKYSYGHGGHNGLRSIINHFNKKINFYRFRIGISRPKNKKEISSFVLSNPTTEETNLIDISIQYAIRETLVLLNKMSN
- the ychF gene encoding redox-regulated ATPase YchF, yielding MGFKCGIIGLPNVGKSTLFNALTKGNSTVANFPFCTIKPNIGIVSVPDTRIDELSKIVTPKKTVHAYIEFVDIAGLVKGASKGEGLGNQFLSNIRDTQAIIHVVRCFQDANISHVYNDVQPKNDVDIINSELILSDFNTCEKSILRLQKNLKYNIKEQEKILIVLKKCMNHLKNFLMLKTLKLNNVEKNIVNDFRFLTLKPTMYIANINEDKKSLTFLNELNKIAEQDNSLVIPISSKLELDLINMNKTDQKDFMKAFDIPHLGLNKIIQCGYKMLDLITFFTVGVKEIHAWPISNGSTSIQAAHKIHSDFSKGFIRAQIIQYLDFIQYKSESKVKEVGKCRIEGKDYKMKDGDIVNFLFNI
- the thrC gene encoding threonine synthase; protein product: MKLYNLKNHNEQVSFETAIKLGLGQQQGLFFPVKIPNFTPFELSEILKMDFTTRSTEILSKFIGDEISKKKLYKNIKKAFSFQKPLKVDITKNISCFELFHGPTLAFKDFGARFMAQMIFSLKKENESFTILTATSGDTGAAVAHAFYKMKNIRVIILYPKGKISLLQEQLFCTLGKNIITISINGSFDDCQDLVKTAFDDKKLKESIGLNSANSINISRLLAQICYYFEAFSLISESQRKNLVIAVPCGNFGNLTAGLLAKSLGLPIKSFIACTNENDTVPRFLKSKQWKPKKTISTISNAMDISQPNNWPRIEELFRRNNWNLNNLRFGSVSDQSTKEAIKELFKLGYTSEPHAAIAYRLLSNQLKKDEYGLFLGTAHPSKFKDTVEKILKNNIALPNEIKCRVNLPLLSHNINPDFNTLKKFLLEK